A single window of Desulfovibrio psychrotolerans DNA harbors:
- a CDS encoding selenium metabolism-associated LysR family transcriptional regulator, which translates to MIDFRKLEAFCKVYELKSFSLAGKDLFLSQPTISAHVLSLEKELGVQLLDRMGRVVLPTAAGEVLYQYARQAFASLDAAKAEITLLQDEVTGHFAIGGSTIPAYFLIPPLIAGFRKRHPGVTMEMRVGDTSRIIEMVNEGELALAVVGARDAQPELTYTPLVDDELVLIAPPEMFPAGTILNSSQLAQYPWIMREPGSGTRKTFARAFADKGVDIRRFASAITVDSTQAVLQCVRSGLGVSMTSRLAVADMVERGELSIVPLDDVVASRQFYSVYHTKRHFFPAVTGFIYYLNENTQHLRSVI; encoded by the coding sequence ATGATTGATTTCAGAAAACTTGAAGCCTTTTGCAAGGTTTACGAACTCAAGAGCTTTTCTCTTGCAGGAAAGGATCTGTTTCTTTCGCAGCCCACGATCAGCGCGCACGTCCTTTCCTTGGAAAAAGAACTGGGCGTGCAGTTGCTGGATAGGATGGGGCGCGTTGTGCTGCCTACCGCCGCCGGAGAAGTGCTGTATCAGTATGCCCGGCAGGCCTTTGCCAGTCTGGATGCCGCCAAGGCGGAGATTACCCTGCTGCAGGATGAAGTGACCGGCCACTTTGCCATAGGCGGCAGCACCATTCCCGCGTATTTTCTTATTCCGCCGCTCATTGCCGGATTCAGAAAGCGCCATCCCGGCGTTACCATGGAGATGCGGGTGGGAGATACCAGCCGCATCATAGAAATGGTCAATGAAGGGGAACTGGCGCTGGCAGTTGTGGGCGCGCGTGATGCCCAGCCGGAATTGACCTATACCCCCCTTGTCGATGATGAGCTGGTGCTCATTGCTCCGCCGGAAATGTTTCCTGCAGGCACAATCCTGAACAGCTCCCAGCTGGCCCAGTATCCGTGGATCATGCGGGAGCCGGGATCCGGTACGCGTAAGACCTTTGCGCGCGCCTTTGCGGACAAGGGCGTGGATATACGCCGTTTTGCCTCGGCCATTACCGTGGATTCCACGCAGGCAGTGTTGCAGTGTGTGCGCTCCGGGCTTGGTGTGAGTATGACGTCGCGCCTCGCTGTGGCCGATATGGTGGAACGGGGCGAGTTGAGCATTGTTCCGCTGGATGATGTGGTGGCAAGCCGTCAGTTCTACAGCGTGTACCACACCAAGCGGCATTTTTTCCCCGCTGTTACGGGGTTTATTTACTACCTCAACGAGAACACGCAGCATCTGCGGAGCGTGATATAG
- the selD gene encoding selenide, water dikinase SelD yields the protein MTLPKFTMVDKVKAAGUAAKIAPGDLEHILASLPHDPTAGQGRLLSGTGTNEDAAILRFPPGKALVQTLDFFTPIVNDPYRFGQIAAANSLSDVYAMGGEPWCAMNIVCFPVKELPRDVLRDIILGGFDKIREAGAVLAGGHSVEDAEIKYGLSVSGIVDPDGFASNSGLVPGDQIILTKPLGTGVIATAVKAQWEGSDALEDVLYHWAARLNNHSGRVLREMGLKAATDITGFGFGGHLLEMARASRCAVSVWSSSVPYLEQAVELAAVGMVPAGSYANRRFCESHVTIDAAVPPVHADLLFDAQTSGGLLLAVPQARLAEAVTRLEDAGELAAHVGEVTGPHSCGHLHLLA from the coding sequence ATGACCCTCCCTAAGTTTACGATGGTAGATAAGGTCAAGGCCGCCGGCTGAGCTGCCAAGATCGCTCCGGGGGACCTGGAGCACATTCTGGCTTCGCTGCCCCACGATCCCACTGCAGGGCAGGGGAGGCTGCTTTCCGGCACCGGTACGAACGAGGATGCGGCTATTCTGCGTTTCCCGCCCGGTAAGGCGCTGGTGCAGACGCTGGATTTTTTTACACCCATTGTGAATGATCCTTACAGGTTCGGGCAGATTGCCGCCGCCAACTCCCTTTCCGATGTCTATGCCATGGGCGGTGAACCATGGTGTGCCATGAACATTGTCTGCTTCCCTGTAAAGGAGCTTCCGCGCGATGTGTTGCGCGACATCATTCTCGGCGGGTTCGATAAAATCCGCGAGGCGGGGGCCGTACTGGCAGGCGGTCACAGTGTGGAGGATGCAGAGATCAAGTATGGTCTTTCTGTGTCCGGCATTGTGGACCCCGACGGCTTTGCCTCCAACAGCGGGCTTGTTCCCGGCGACCAGATTATTCTCACCAAGCCGCTGGGCACCGGTGTCATCGCCACGGCGGTGAAAGCACAGTGGGAGGGCAGCGATGCCCTTGAGGATGTGCTGTACCACTGGGCGGCCCGTCTGAACAACCATAGCGGCCGCGTGCTGCGCGAAATGGGCCTGAAGGCGGCAACCGATATCACAGGGTTCGGTTTTGGCGGTCACCTGCTGGAAATGGCCCGGGCTTCCCGCTGTGCCGTTTCTGTGTGGTCTTCGTCCGTACCATATCTTGAACAAGCCGTGGAACTGGCCGCTGTGGGCATGGTTCCGGCGGGCAGTTACGCCAACAGGCGGTTCTGTGAATCGCACGTGACCATTGACGCAGCCGTGCCTCCTGTGCACGCAGACCTGCTTTTTGACGCCCAGACCTCCGGGGGGCTTCTGCTTGCCGTGCCGCAGGCACGCCTTGCAGAGGCTGTCACCCGTCTGGAAGATGCCGGAGAACTCGCCGCCCATGTGGGCGAGGTGACCGGCCCTCATTCCTGCGGGCACCTTCATCTGCTCGCTTAG